Genomic segment of Salvia splendens isolate huo1 chromosome 12, SspV2, whole genome shotgun sequence:
tatttataaaaataataatacatattatttaataaattattagttacaaatgataataattatattattttatttattattacgatggatagtttaaatatggattatacatcataatatataataatataataataaataagattattattattattattattatcattatatttacttaatttttaattgaataaattttattatttaaaatttcactacaattttattgttaattaataattattatattattatataattataattatatttaattatttaataaattattattattattatgataataaaaataaagataaatattaataatatagttataattatgataatttgaattatagttatttattatcctgaaattaagtatggtttatacttttaaattatttttaaaacattgtaataaatgatgatgatgatgatgatgatgatgatgatgatgatgatgatgatgatgatgatgatgatgataataataataataataataataataataataataataaactgtactatattgcattaattatgtaagaatcctaaaactgggaaaaagaatacctaagaaaagttaggatttagaatcctggaaagttgtactaactttccttgtttcaagattttgattactttcccagtttgattaaaaacggaaacaaacacagaaattttaaatttaagaaaTCAGATTATTTTCCCAGACAGAATCatgacaaccaaacatgacctaattcatttattttcctTCAACTATGTGTCGTAGCAAGCAattatttatcaaatattttgacaACTTCTCTTGGGGAAATACAATagataaataaactaaatgtTGTCGGAGACAGTTCTATTTCTCATAAAAAAAGTACTCTTATAGCTTGAGGATATTTTAGTCCAAAACAATCtttaaaaatgtaaaagtcTTTGCATTAATATTATATCAATGTTCAAAGACAGTctatgaatttttattaatgcaATATTCAAAGACTAAAAATGTACGAATAGTAGTTCTTTCAAAAACCTCTAGCAACCCAAGCATACAACCGCAAACGCCCCCTAATACTTCGAATTACATGACTTACTACCAAACATCCTAAAAGCATCTTCAAAGGAGGATGTAAATAGAGAAATACAGAGTTATAAACTATAGTATTTATCTTTTTTCACAAAAATTTATTGTTTAACGAGAAGGTTATTTGAATATGTATTATACtacatttttcaatttaaaaaatgtatatttaCTTGTTTTCCCATAAAAGTTAATATGGAGtagttattttttatatacattttttaatttactttttcttcttttttatttttttaaaaacagaaCTAATAATGATTTCCTAACTATGTGAGTTATAAATGGATGGCAGTGtacaaaaatgaattaatttttaaaatgtttAAAAAAGATCTTAAATCTTTCAACAAATTTGCAAATAGTGAAACGTACACAGAGGTAGATGATATAGACGCACACTCAATCTGCCGCTGTGCTGCGTGTTTTGATTTGGAGGTTCGCCAATACAGAGGGGATTAAAGCGTGAAGGATGTGAAGCAACGAGTACGCCATTTTCCACACACGTTTTGAATTCCACCAAAATCACAACGCAGTAACAAGAATTATTCTCTTCAAATAAAAACACCTCATGGCATCACTCGGACAGGCTACACCCAGCCTATCCCCTCCACCGCCGTTGCCCAATTATTGAAATTCACTGAAATCTCATCCGGGTTTTCCCTCCTTCGCCCGTTTGATCTGATTTCTTGAAAAAGTTTGGATTTTTATTGGGACCTTTTTGATTAGGGAGGGTTTGGACATATTATGGAGGAGGGTAGGTTATGTCAGTGGAGTGTAATTCGATCGGTATTGGCTATTCTTCAATGGTGGAGTTTCAATGTTACtgttatcatcatcaataaaTGGATCTTTCAGGTTTGATtcttgattttttgaattttggagTGGACTTCTGGATTTAATTCTTTTTTGGGTTATGGCTTCATTCGAATTTGTGGATCTTTGCTGTTTCTTAAAAGTTTATGATGCTTAGCTGCTATGTGGTTCTTGCCATTCTCTTCTCATTTGTAAACAGAAATCATTAGAAAAAAATTTAGTTTTGTCCTCTGTTCTTTTCTTAATATCCTTAGAGAACATTGTGATTCTGTACTTATTGGGATTAATGTAGAGCTTTCCATTGTCAATTGTTAGAATTATTGAATAATAGGATGATATGTGTGTCTGGTGTATGTGAAGAGTAATGATGAAAGCTTCTTGCAATTCTGTAAGTGTTTTAGTATTCTGGTGCTCTAAATTTTGGCATACTATATCTAGTTGAGGCATTACTTCATTGAAATTGAAGAACTTGTTAGATGTTATTAGATTGATAACTATATAAGTCCCAGGCAATTAAGAAGGAGAGGGAATGTTTTGGATTACCTATGTCATATGAAAATACACTAAAGTGATTGTTTTGTTATCTTGTTGTGTTTATTAGTATTAATGAAGATTATCTCAAATTCTTATGCAGTAATATGGATTATGAATGTCTGTGATTCTGCCATCTTCGGTTCAATTGTGCtattgaatttattaaaattgtAATCATAACCATTTCTTTCCGTTTTTATCTTGACAGAAACTGGACTTTAAGTTTCCGTTGACTGTGTCTTGTGTTCACTTTATATCCTCGGCAATTGGTGCATACTTGGTAATTAAAGTGCTAAAACTTAAGCCCCTCATTTCAGTGGATCCAGAAGATCGATGGAGACGGATTTTTCCTATGTCGTTTATATTTTGTATCAACATAGTGTTGGGGAATGTTAGCCTGAGATACATACCTGTTTCCTTCATGCAAACCATCAAATCTTTCACCCCGGCAACGACAGGTGAGTTTCTGATTGTTGTTATTGATTTCGGTGACTAAATTATAGAGTACTTCCGTTTTAGTGTTCATGGCGCAATGGTAAAACACTTTCTGTTTCTCGTGCTCTTGAAACAGTGTTATTGCAGTGGCTTATCTGGAAGAAGTATTTTGACTGGCAAATTTGGGCATCGTTGATTCCTATTGTTGGAGGGATTCTTCTCACGTCCATCACGGAGCTCAGTTTCAACATGTTTGGCTTCTGTGCTGCTTTGTTTGGCTGTCTTGCTACTTCCACAAAAACCATTCTTGCAGAGTCTCTGTTGCATGGTTACAAATTTGATAGGTTACATGTCTCCTTCCCATTTCATCAGTCGTTTTTTGTTCTTAACTTTAGATGATCAAATTCACTATACAATGAAAATTGATTAGTTAATTATGAAAGTGCATATTTGGTTGGTTTATACAAGCTTTGTTAAGCTTACTGTTAGTTTCCAAGTCAATCTGTAATTTGGTTCCGATTGCAGTATAAACACGGTGTATTATATGGCCCCATTTGCAACGATGATCTTGGCTGTGCCCGCCTTGTTGCTCGAAGGATCGGGTGTTGTGGCATGGCTCTACACATGCCCTTCTCTTCCCTCATCTctcatcatcatatttgggtcTGGAGTGCTGGCCTTTTGCctcaacttctcaatcttcTACGTCATTCATTCCACCACGGCCGTGACCTTCAATGTTGCCGGAAACCTCAAGGTGAGtgctcttctttctctctctctcgtacTCTGATAAATATGGTTCATATCTCTATAATGAGTTTATAATACGTAGTATCATTGAGTGTCGGGAGAGGAGGAATTACGAGTTTCATTTTCCTTTCCTGTTCTGATATTTTGAATCTGGTTTCTCTTATTTATATCTATTAGGTTGCTGTTGCTGTGACATGTTCGTGGCTGATCTTCCGCAACCCGATCTCTATGATGAACTCTGTTGGATGCTCCATAACCCTCGTCGGATGCACCTTCTACGGGTACGTTAGACACAAGCTCTCGTCCCAATCACCCGGAACCCCTCATACGCCCCGGACTCCAAGAAGCAAGATGGAGTTGCTCCCATTAGTAAGTGACAAAGTGTGAACATTGTTTGTAGCAGAAATGGTAATAGTACATGTTTACTTGTAGAAAATTCAAGATTTCTTCTCATTTTGTCATCCAAACTATAATCAAATGGAGAATGGAGTAGATTATCACATACTCTTGTGCAACAAATTTGTACATGGTTTTCACTGTTTTACAACTCAGCAAACTGATAAATAAACAGACATGTAGAGAACAAGTAGCCGTTCCTGTCTGAAGTTAAAATCACAGAATGGAAGACATTATTTTGTACAttacataaaaatatagtatggGGTAGTAGTATTtcctaagaccatccacaataggcgcccagcgaccgcccagccgagcgccggcgctgggcggttcgctgggcggtctattgcagccgcccagcggctgagtggagagagaaaccgcgcagcgcggggcggttatgtggcgctgggcggtcggctgggcggtccgttcggcgctattgcagcgcccggatcgcccagcgcaccgcctagcgcgaaaattaattttttttttccgaaacactatatatacgcgctttgctcgtcattttcattcgcaccacttgttttaacgagtactctctctatcttaatttctgttcaagatcaacaacgggaaatggatctcaacaacgagcctagttccgggagtagcgggtcacaaactccgacgatccctgtgggaagtggatggggtcaggtgcccgggtactacaacatgtactcgaggcagcagatgatgcccggggccccaatgggggggagtccgccgggggggtttccgccgataccggggtgggtacccgggatgcagatgatgcccgggggagcaccggcgacacagtggactccgggggtcgtaccggcgacacagtggactccgggggtcgtaccggttacacaggggactccgggggtcgtaccggctacacaggggactcctgggggtccccggcgacggcgggggatgtctatcgccccagttttgatttttcgactgggtcttcgcacacatcgacccaaacacccttggggtttgatagtttctccttagatgagttggggtttgatactctcggagctccggagactctagttcaagggggggcagtgccggggcgtggcgccccaaagaagaagggcaagaagaaggtcggcgagtcgtcgcagccgggtgaggaggaggtacggaggaggtggacggacgatgagaacgtcgcgctcagcaaggcgtgggtgagtgtttgcgacgatcctctcgtttcgaacgagcaaaggatcgtcaacatgtggggcaagatagcagcagcctaccagagattttgcccggaggggaggccccgcaacggggaggattgccggaagggctggaaccgaatcagggcggcggtctcccgattttcgggtttgtacaccaacgcactccgcataatgagcagtggccaaacggaggatgactgcaggagaatagcggagaaagccttcccactgaagggtttatacaaggacttcacctactggaactgctatcttgtactgagcgagtccgagaagttccgagtaggtgtcgactctggctggccgaagaagcaacgactgaactacaccggcgattacagcgacagcagcggaggttcccacgacctccctgagacgacgcaggagttccccacgccgcgttcggtcggtggccgacctcgcccgattgggcgcaagcgcgctcagcaGGCGGCGAGAGGGAATGtcggggcttcccaggaggtccagtcggcatccccccttggccaatccacccaggagctcaaattcttcgctcgcgcccaaacgcgcgctcagttgatcaagacgatggccgaatggcgggtggcgacggatcccgtggagaagagcgtgcttcaaaccttgctcatgagcctgcaggacgagttggaggctatacggagggagaccggtggcggcggcagcggcgtaggcggcggaggcgacggcgatggtggcgacagaggcgacagcgacggaggcgacgacgacggagacgaggagtgaattgtcactcttttttattaatgtatttttttttaaaattaatgtacttttttaaaattattgtacttttttaaattttaatagtattattaaacttttcccgtatatgtctcgtaaattaaatttcgcatattgtgtgattgttaattatttcattttgtatatatttgttaatagtgatgtggatagtattattaatgtttcccgtatatgtctcgtaaattaaattccgtatattgtgtgattgttaattatgtcattttatataattgttattagtgatgtggctattgatgtggctgggctatttatgatgtggctaggctatggctgtgctatttatgatgtggcaggaggatttttagtgctgatgatgtggcagtggctaggctatagctgggctattcctattgtggatggtctaagcaAGAAGCCAGAAATTCTTGTGCCATCTTGTGCTGATGAGATATCCACCTACTGTTTTGCTCTGCTTTCTCACTCCTATGGTCAAGTACTCCAAATTTTGGATGCATCCCTCCACAAAATCCTCTAAGCTTCTATTCAAACACAGGCTGTCAAATTTCAAAGTAAAAAATACAATCTAATTATTGGAGGGCTAAATCATTAGCAACTTTTAAGAATATAATTCAAGTAATTAAGCTCGCCAGCTGAGCAAAGAAGATGGCTGCTTCTGGCCTAGGACCAGAACTGAAACCTCAAGCTTCTTCACCTggcttaggccatccacaacgctgtctctataccgtctcttaaaccgtctcttaactactatttgagcactatttgagggccccactgtcctttttgcctccatctcttaactaagagacggaacctgcaacgctccgtctcttaaccgtctctataccgtctcttaattactattcattcaatttaatttataatttttttttaaaacccaattcaatttaaacaaacacactttattaaaattaaaacaaaataaaaaaacacacaaaataaaaaaacacacaaaaaaaacacacaaaataaaaaaaaattaatcggaagggctaatcatcgtccggaggcggtcgaggttgagggggagtcggaaggccaagttgtgctgccatatgcacaattccgttccaccaggccgcgtattgggagtgcgagaagcgggaagtatccgccattgtggcggtcatgtacgccaccataagtgtgtccgagcctcctcgcgagcccgatcctgaggccggctggcttgattcgcctcggcccttccttgctctagccgctttcgccgccttcgtcccttgcggccgacggcgcctactcgcggatcctcctgcatcgccgaccgtacccgcaaactcctgggattcagcatcatgttggctgatgccttcagcagtgtcaccaccagacgcaccagcactagacgagtattggccactcgccgtatgcttcgtgcgcttcgagtttgagcccgagctggagcggaaaccgccggcccatcgttcctcgtccttgacggcgcgccaaacatcaacaaatctgaattgatgtccctcgtcctggtagtaggcgcgcaaagcggacgtcaaaatgtcggtggccgtggcgccgctttggtagcgcgcctcttccgccgagtagatgccgcagaattttttgacctgtcggtcgactcggtcaaagtgacagcggatcattttaactgtgcgcttgcgggagcggttcggctttatttggtggtagacctcgacaaccttttcccagaaacacttccgggtttgttgattcccgacgatgggatcgtacgagaccgtgatccaggcgttgtacaccgccatcgtttcgaggttgttgtacggatgtcggccaagatcctcttcctcttcttcctcctcgtcctcgcccgtctggggttgtacactgcctcggccacctccaccgcctcgcccacctccaccgcctcggcctactcccggcgtgggatcaactggaaaatcctcccggatctgggataatccctgcgaaaaccgcgggacgttgggacgaacatatgcatcaaggtcaaaattgggtggttggtaccccccggcgtcgccgaaccctcggtccccggcgttgacgaacctccaccgcccaatgtgttgatcatgttctcccaatcgccgaatgagttgagatcccacccgccggagccggagccgccacagttgccctcgccgtcgccggacatcttgagttgggttatgaaaattttagcgaaaatttgagagaaaatttagatgataggaagaatagatgtgtagttgtgtgtaaatgaggatgggtttaggagtatttatagagtaaaaaatttaataaaaaacaaaaaaatattaaaaaaaaacaaaaaaacggtaataataccgttacaaatttttttttatttatttaaattcgaatttttttttttaaaaaaatatttattgcgtcagcacgtgacgacgcccactcgcgggccggcgagtgggcgtcacgcacgacgccgggctgcgccacgtcgcctaggcgcgtggcgagacagctcgtctcgtggctCGCCGAGTCGAGACGCGCGACGACAGAGAGAGGCGAGTGAGGTGGGAAGGTagtgagaagaagaagaagaagaagaagagtgaGAAACTATGTGGAGGAGAGTGAGAATGTCTCCTTTGTTGGCGACGTGAGAGAGGGCCCACATCATTGCGTGTTTAGTGCGTGAGGATTGATCCACCACCACCAATCCATTAGGGTATCCACTGTAAGGCAGACACGCCCGATAGTCCCGcctcagtttttgtccatagccccagttttgttgtccataatcataaaattatatttcctaTACTTTAGTGGACACCTTCAATAGCCCacaaattttgtaattaaaataagcgcagtgtaaataaatagaaaacgaggtaattagggccgaatattcgttgtattgcaaaccagtaaaattatacaacgaataattaaaataaaatacaactaaaaactccgccaccgtctactcggtgtcggagtcggcttcctcgtcgtcgtcgtcgtcgtcttcttcttcttcttcttcttcttcttcttcttcttcttcttctcctcctcctcctctctcgctgctgccggccgcggtttccccaggagcattatcaaccaaccccagtcgactctcaatcCGATGGCTGCGAAGGATAGCCCGACGGATATGATGGATTGCTGCCATAGTCCGATTCCtgagagtcgggtgattcgtcgtcgcCTCgatgcatttttagagagtggttgtgtagatagtgattagatggattttgtgaaaatgatgaaaaataggtgatggggagtggtatttatagaggtaaataaaaaaaaattcgaaattgAATCCGCCGCGCCGGTTGTCCGCCCCCTAtgggcgccgcgcctataggtgCGGCTAATTCTCCCCAGCCGCGGGCTCGCCCCAACCCCGCCTATCCCTCGTCCACCACCCCTGCCGCCCCCAAATGTTGTCCGCCCGCCCCCCGGACAACTTCCCCACTATAGCCGCCCGCCCTCCGCCCCAACCCGTAGTTATAGCCGCGGGCTccccatagtggacacttttACTCTCTTCTTCATCCCATTCTCCACCTGCTGCTTCCAATCGCCGGCAGCGTCGAAGCTGTCGCGACCACCGACGCTCCACGGCCTCGATTCCCCCTCTTTGCTGCTCAGCTGCCGCAGAAACGAATCTGAAGTCGGCATTTTTTGTCTTAATGCTTTTTATGGAGTAGTGcatgtaatttatataaaaaaaatgagccCTGTCTGGGGGTCCCTCGTATATATGGAaataatgtttttttaaattttgtatttttttatattttaattggtAATAGTATTCAATATTTTCAATATCATTACTTCAGTACTCGTACTTActattgttaatattttgattcaacTATAATCTTTCTACATGTGACACAATCAGTAAGGGGGTCCACTATAACGCGGacaccccaatagccccgccccagtttttgtctatAGTCCTagtttttttgtccatagcttcaaaaaaaaattccgcCACTATgatggacacttccaatagccccaaaattttataatcaattttcattttaaaatgtttttagtttcaatcaagtataattaaaatcatcgcaatgtaaataattagaaagcGAGGTAATTGAGGCCGAATAatcgttgtattgcaaaagggtaaaattatacaacgaataattaaaataaaatacaacaaaattttcgtcgtattaaagtacaggaaaaattatacaacgaaaatttaatctagtgcaaatcacaaaggtgttcacactgcgccgccaactcccctacgtgcccacacttcttcaatcaaatcggcctcgAGAGTAgtatgtgatgtggtcctgcgcatatcagcgaaacgttggatcaaatattcattgctccgtggtacgcccatctgtatcggcgcggaggcaacaccgtgacttgtacttgcgcaattttccggtgcccagcgctctgctgcaaatccttcatcttctattatcatattatgcaatatgatacatgctaacataatattcgcgacatcatcttcgtgccaaactcgtgccgggcaccgtataatggcacaccgcgattggaggacaccaaaagcccgctcaacatccttcctagcaccatcttgtttgcgcgcaaaatattgtttcttcggtccaaccggttggcggacagtcttgacgaatacgggccactGCGGATATAtctcatctgccaaatagtagcctctactgtactgcgtgccgttggctacgaagctgatttctggaccctccccccTTGCACTCATCGTTGAAGAGCGGCGATggctgaagaacattgatgtcgttgttcgaacctgccacaccgaaatatgcatgccaaatccgcAAACGATAGTCCGCAACGGCTTCCAAAATCAtcgttggatgtttgcttttgaatccagttgtgaactggcctttccatgccacggggcagttcctccactcccaatgcatgcaatcgatgcttcctaacattcctgggaacccgtggatcgaaccgtgcatatccagcaggcTCTGACACTCATCATGTAACACCCCCTACCCGATCGGCGAACGGTCGAATAGGAAATGTCACAATTACGGTGCCATAAATTATGGTCAATTAAAAAccaaacttaattaattaacctaTCAGCAAAAGTTCCAACACTATATACAAACACAGCGGAAGCTATTACAAATATTCAAATACTATACATGCCACATCTAACATAAATGGACACAAACGCCGCAAGCAGTGATCAGTGACCCACCGAGGATGCAGTGCTGGCGAAGAAACGAAAGAAATATCCAAAGGAATCCACGATCCAATTAACCTGTAGCAAACTCAACACTTCAGCCACAATTCTCTAACAATCAAAAATCATACAACTTAAAttcttattattatatttaccaaTCATTACCGCATATATCATATTATTATTGTCTTATTAATTTCTAACATAAATTGGGCAACATCTCCTCTATAACCAACACATGCCCAAAACCCAACAATAGGCAATATCAAACCCAGAATTTATCAACAGTCATCAGCATTTATATGAAGCATCTAATATTCCAAATGATATCCACACATTAACATAGACAAATCACAGACGTCATCACACGTATCAACATACCCGTACCAGTAGTCAAATCTTCGTCCACGACTTCAAATTTCCAAACTATGTCATCAGAGGGGTATAATAATACAAAACTTCACATGTCATAAACTACATCTGCAAGTCTCagattttcaatatttataataaaactcAACAGAACCATGTAACAAAATCTATTTTCACGTATAAGATATTATCATATCAAATTATAACAGATGTTTCACACAATCTCATATTATAACTCATATGTTGTCATACACATATTGTCACATATATCATCACGAATATTTTGATCGACATTATCACATAATTTCACACATGGCCCCTTAATGTGCTTAGTGACAGACTAGGGTACACGGACCAAATCAGAATCAGATACAAACGCGGAttttgtcctcgagaggactcTGCACAGACCACCcaattagggtgcagacagataat
This window contains:
- the LOC121759298 gene encoding UDP-galactose transporter 1-like, with protein sequence MEEGRLCQWSVIRSVLAILQWWSFNVTVIIINKWIFQKLDFKFPLTVSCVHFISSAIGAYLVIKVLKLKPLISVDPEDRWRRIFPMSFIFCINIVLGNVSLRYIPVSFMQTIKSFTPATTVLLQWLIWKKYFDWQIWASLIPIVGGILLTSITELSFNMFGFCAALFGCLATSTKTILAESLLHGYKFDSINTVYYMAPFATMILAVPALLLEGSGVVAWLYTCPSLPSSLIIIFGSGVLAFCLNFSIFYVIHSTTAVTFNVAGNLKVAVAVTCSWLIFRNPISMMNSVGCSITLVGCTFYGYVRHKLSSQSPGTPHTPRTPRSKMELLPLVSDKV